Proteins from one Cicer arietinum cultivar CDC Frontier isolate Library 1 chromosome 3, Cicar.CDCFrontier_v2.0, whole genome shotgun sequence genomic window:
- the LOC101495097 gene encoding uncharacterized protein, which produces MAIIFHYNKTLLFSLFSLLFFFTFSSSHIIPKFPSPLIRPEQQLNSASVKNKLYRTKFYTQILDHFNYNPQSYQTFQQRYLINDTYWGGAKKKAPIFVYTGNEGNIEWFTQNTGFMFEKAPYFNALLVFIEHRFYGKSMPFGGNKKVAYANSSTLGYLSSTQALADYATLIIDLKNNLSATDSPVVVFGGSYGGMLAAWFRMKYSHVAIGALASSAPILHFMDLVSPYVFTNIVTQDFRSESEHCYNVIKGSWKLIEETAKKHGGLELLKKSFRICNNNDIGAGALEGWLQTAWIYTAMTDYPTPSNFLSPMPAYPVKKMCEAIDNSVTENNHTLGKLYAAANIYYNYTGTAKCFDLYDNSDPHDLGGWQWQACTEMIMPLDSNNKESIFPESEWSYKDRSSYCKFEYNVVPRPNWITSEFGGHDIEIVLKRSASNIIFFNGLRDPWSGGGVLKNISKSIVALVEKEGAHHVDLRFSTKEDPKWLKDVRRQEVKIIESWISQYHQDLATII; this is translated from the exons ATGGCAATTATCTTCCACTACAATAAAACTTTactcttttctttattttctcttctcttcttcttcacCTTCTCTTCTTCCCATATCATACCCAAATTTCCTTCTCCATTGATTCGACCAGAACAACAGCTAAACTCTGCTTCTGTCAAAAACAAACTTTACAGAACAAAATTCTATACCCAAATACTTGATCACTTTAATTATAATCCTcaaagttatcaaacttttcaacAAAGGTATCTCATCAATGATACCTATTGGGGGGGTGCAAAAAAGAAAGCTCCAATCTTTGTCTACACAGGAAATGAAGGAAACATTGAATGGTTCACACAAAACACaggatttatgtttgaaaaagCACCTTATTTTAATGCCCTTTTGGTTTTTATTGAG CATAGATTCTATGGAAAATCAATGCCATTTGGAGGAAACAAGAAGGTTGCATATGCAAATAGTAGCACACTTGGATATTTGAGTTCTACACAAGCTTTAGCTGATTATGCAACACTCATCATTGATTTGAAGAACAATTTGTCGGCTACTGATTCCCCTGTTGTGGTGTTTGGAGGATCCTATGGAGgaa TGTTGGCTGCTTGGTTCAGAATGAAGTATTCACACGTTGCAATTGGAGCTTTAGCATCATCTGCTCCAATCCTCCATTTCATGGATTtggtttcaccatatgtcttCACTAACATTGTCACACAAGACTTCAGG AGTGAGAGTGAGCATTGTTACAATGTGATAAAAGGGTCTTGGAAGCTGATAGAAGAAACGGCCAAAAAACATGGAGGACTAGAATTACTAAAGAAATCATTCAGAATATGCAA taataatgatataGGAGCAGGTGCTTTGGAGGGTTGGCTTCAAACGGCATGGATTTATACGGCAATGACAGATTATCCAACACCATCCAATTTCTTGAGTCCTATGCCAGCATATCCTGTGAAAAAG ATGTGCGAGGCTATTGACAACTCAGTGACAGAAAATAATCATACATTAGGCAAATTGTATGCTGCTGCAAATATCTACTACAACTATACTGGTACTGCTAAGTGCTTTGATTTATATGATAATTCTGATCCTCATGATCTTGGAGGGTGGCAATGGCAG GCATGTACGGAGATGATAATGCCCCTTGACTCAAACAATAAAGAAAGCATTTTCCCTGAATCTGAGTGGTCATACAAAGACAGGTCTTCATATTGCAAATTTGAATACAACGTTGTCCCAAGACCCAACTGGATTACATCAGAGTTTGGTGGCCAT GATATTGAGATAGTTCTCAAAAGATCTGCCAgtaacattatattttttaatggttTAAGAGACCCTTGGAGTGGTGGAGG AGTGTTAAAGAATATATCAAAATCTATAGTTGCTTTAGTTGAGAAAGAAG GAGCTCATCATGTGGACCTAAGGTTCTCAACAAAGGAAGATCCAAAGTGGCTTAAAGATGTAAGGAGACAAGAGGTAAAGATTATAGAAAGTTGGATCTCACAATACCATCAAGACTTAGCTACAATCATATAG
- the LOC101495425 gene encoding uncharacterized protein: MLRQNGTIMDMIPGKIRKRGCSSPASSSSSVIHNYRFKRAILVGKRGGSSTPVPTWKLLSSRSPASAMRLLESPKYPPSQAGSKVRQAPVSARKLAATLWEMNEIPSPSVKEMRDHTKMKKEIRVSNAKSIRSGSFPPHLSDPSHSPPSERMDRSGTGSRHRRTPANSHRQRHTEHRLGPLDSHSNASVMEIETRSRAQTPASSTVGVKPRLKDVSNALTTSKELIKIINRMWSHEDRPSSSMSLISALHTELERARLQVNQHIQEQRSDQNEINYLMKCFAEEKAAWKSKEREIIEAAVESVAGELDMERKLRRRLESLNKKLGRELAETKASLIKVVKELETEKRAREIIEQVCDELSRDVDEDKSEVEVQRRVSTKACQEIEKEKEMMQLTNMLHEERAQKKLSEAKYQHEEKNAAVDMLRNQLEAFLGSKQVREKGRSSTHLNEEEIAAYLGRSRLSSHPTEDQEDDGGEVDNGLECEEESGESDLHSIELNMDNNNKSYKWTHPSERRFDTRKYPIEGETKGRRSISGRDSRISTSLQRSISDGVEWGIQGGEKLQNSGEGIDWENFYELEKQGQGKSYADEIQGYKSVKNLKDQILAGSKLGSSRGYASPTRQFSQPWPSRDPTNTFQKGPATMQGNGQKSRLGEARGEAQTVRKSKK, from the exons ATGCTTAGACAAAACGGAACAATCATGGACATGATACCTGGGAAGATCAGAAAACGAGGGTGTTCCTCACCagcatcatcttcatcttccgTGATTCACAACTACAGATTCAAAAGAGCTATTCTAGTAGGTAAAAGAGGCGGATCAAGTACACCCGTGCCTACGTGGAAACTCCTGAGCTCGAGATCTCCAGCGTCGGCGATGCGGTTACTTGAATCGCCGAAATATCCACCATCGCAAGCGGGTAGTAAAGTGAGACAAGCTCCGGTGTCGGCGAGGAAACTGGCGGCGACGCTTTGGGAAATGAACGAGATTCCTTCGCCCAGTGTTAAGGAAATGCGTGATCACACGAAGATGAAAAAGGAGATTAGGGTTTCAAATGCAAAGTCTATTCGTTCTGGCTCTTTTCCTCCTCATTTGTCCGATCCATCACATAGTCCTCCCTCAGag agAATGGATCGATCTGGAACTGGTAGTCGTCATAGAAGAACACCGGCTAATTCTCATAGGCAGAGGCACACAGAACACCGTCTTGGCCCTTTGGATTCTCATAGCAATGCCAGTGTTATGGAG ATCGAAACCAGATCTCGAGCACAGACCCCTGCCTCATCCACTGTGGGAGTTAAACCACGTTTGAAAGACGTCAGTAACGCATTAACAACATCAAAAgagctaattaaaattataaaccgCATGTGGAGTCATGAAGACCGGCCTTCTTCTAGTATGTCTCTTATCTCAGCTCTACATACCGAGCTCGAGCGGGCTCGCCTACAGGTAAATCAGCATATCCAAGAACAACGGTCGGATCAGAacgaaataaattatttgatgaagtGTTTTGCTGAAGAAAAAGCTGCTTGGAAAAGCAAAGAGCGAGAAATTATCGAGGCTGCAGTTGAATCTGTTGCAGGAGAACTTGACATGGAGCGGAAACTCAGGAGACGGTTGGAAAGCTTGAACAAGAAGCTGGGGAGAGAATTGGCTGAGACCAAAGCATCCCTTATTAAGGTGGTGAAAGAACTTGAAACTGAGAAGAGAGCTAGAGAAATTATCGAACAAGTGTGTGATGAGTTATCCAGAGACGTTGACGAGGATAAATCTGAGGTAGAGGTACAAAGGAGAGTGTCAACAAAAGCTTGTCAAGAgatagagaaagaaaaagaaatgatGCAGTTAACAAATATGTTACACGAGGAGAGGGCTCAAAAGAAACTCTCCGAGGCAAAATATCAGCACGAGGAAAAGAATGCTGCTGTTGATATGCTCAGGAATCAGCTTGAAGCTTTTCTAGGAAGCAAACAAGTTAGAGAAAAAGGACGGAGTTCCACCCACTTGAATGAGGAAGAAATCGCTGCGTATCTTGGCAGAAGCAGATTAAGCTCCCACCCTACTGAAGATCAAGAAGATGATGGAGGAGAGGTTGACAACGGACTGGAGTGTGAAGAGGAATCTGGTGAAAGTGACCTACATTCTATAGAATTAAATatggacaacaacaacaaaagctATAAGTGGACCCACCCTTCCGAACGCAGGTTCGACACAAGAAAATATCCAATTGAGGGAGAAACGAAAGGTAGGAGGTCTATCTCCGGGAGAGATTCAAGGATAAGCACATCTCTGCAAAGGAGTATATCAGATGGAGTGGAATGGGGAATCCAAGGTGGTGAGAAGCTCCAAAATTCAGGAGAAGGAATAGATTGGGAAAACTTTTATGAATTGGAGAAGCAAGGTCAAGGAAAAAGTTACGCTGATGAAATACAAGGCTATAAATCAGTGAAAAATTTAAAGGATCAGATATTGGCTGGTTCTAAGCTTGGATCTTCTAGAGGTTATGCTAGTCCAACTAGACAATTTTCACAACCTTGGCCGTCACGAGATCCAACAAATACCTTCCAAAAGGGACCTGCTACAATGCAGGGAAATGGTCAAAAATCAAGGTTAGGGGAAGCCAGGGGTGAGGCCCAGACTGTAAGGAAGTCTaaaaagtaa
- the LOC101495760 gene encoding putative pentatricopeptide repeat-containing protein At5g37570: protein MRSSIHQHCSSPRSTATIATLLKACKRIQHLQQVHASIIQRGLDQDQFLISQFISHGNTISTSTLSYSTTIFDRVLNPSTFLWNTLIRTHCQNSLFKDTLLGFVRMKAEGAIPDSYTYPSVIKACSATCKVFEGKSVHGSVLKCGLEEDVFVGTSLIDMYGKCGEIDYARKVFDGLSERNVVSWTAMVVGYVVVGDVVEANKVFDEMPLRNVASWNAMMRGFVKVGDLSSARRVFDSMPEKNVVSFTTMIDGYAKAGDMASSRFMFEQAVEKDIVAWSALISGYVQNGQPSEALKVFLEMESMNVKPDEFILVGVMSAASQLGHLELAQWVNSYVGNSSIDFHQDHLIAALVDMNAKCGNMERSLKLFGEMRKKDLVSYCSMIQGLSIHGHGEDAVNLFNRMLMEGLIPDEAAFTIVLTACSHSGLIDEGWNYFNSMKENHGISPTPDHFACMVDLLSRSGQLRDAYELIESMPVEPNAGAWGALLGACKLQGDAELGETVANRLFELEPQNAANYVLLSNIYAAADRWKDVSLVRSKMKERRVQKIPGRSKI, encoded by the coding sequence ATGCGTTCTTCTATTCACCAACATTGTTCCTCTCCTCGTTCAACTGCAACCATAGCAACCCTTCTCAAAGCTTGCAAAAGAATCCAACATCTTCAACAAGTTCACGCTTCCATCATCCAAAGAGGCCTTGATCAAGATCAATTCCTCATTTCCCAATTCATTTCACACGGCAACACCATTTCCACTTCCACTCTCTCATATTCCACCACCATCTTCGACCGCGTTCTCAATCCCTCTACCTTCCTTTGGAACACTCTCATTAGAACCCATTgtcaaaatagtttatttaaagatacaCTTTTGGGTTTTGTTCGTATGAAAGCGGAGGGTGCTATTCCTGATAGTTACACTTACCCTTCTGTGATTAAAGCGTGTTCTGCAACGTGTAAGGTTTTCGAAGGAAAATCGGTTCACGGGTCGGTTTTGAAGTGTGGTTTGGAAGAGGATGTGTTTGTAGGGACTAGTTTGATTGATATGTATGGTAAATGTGGTGAGATTGATTATGCCCGTAAGGTGTTTGATGGTTTGTCTGAGAGAAATGTGGTTTCTTGGACTGCTATGGTTGTTGGATATGTTGTTGTTGGGGATGTTGTGGAGGCGaataaggtgtttgatgaaatgccgCTGAGGAATGTGGCTTCGTGGAATGCAATGATGAGGGGTTTTGTTAAGGTTGGAGATTTGAGTAGTGCTAGGCGTGTGTTTGATTCTATGCCTGAAAAGAATGTAGTTTCGTTCACGACCATGATTGATGGGTATGCTAAGGCTGGTGATATGGCATCATCGAGGTTCATGTTTGAACAAGCTGTGGAAAAGGATATTGTTGCTTGGTCTGCTTTGATATCGGGGTATGTCCAAAATGGTCAGCCTAGTGAGGCGTTGAAGGTCTTTCTTGAGATGGAATCAATGAATGTGAAACCTGATGAGTTCATATTGGTTGGTGTGATGTCGGCTGCATCTCAGTTGGGTCATTTAGAATTGGCTCAATGGGTGAATTCATATGTAGGCAACAGCTCTATTGATTTTCATCAAGACCATTTGATTGCAGCACTTGTAGATATGAATGCAAAGTGTGGAAACATGGAGAGGTCATTGAAATTGTTCGGAGAAATGCGGAAGAAAGATTTAGTTTCGTATTGTTCGATGATTCAGGGGTTGTCAATTCACGGGCATGGGGAAGATGCGGTGAATCTATTTAATAGGATGCTGATGGAAGGGCTAATTCCAGATGAGGCGGCCTTCACGATTGTCCTGACAGCTTGTAGTCATTCCGGGCTCATTGATGAGGGTTGGAACTACTTCAACTCCATGAAGGAAAATCACGGCATTAGTCCTACACCTGATCACTTTGCTTGTATGGTTGATCTTCTAAGCCGATCAGGGCAATTAAGGGATGCTTATGAACTTATAGAATCAATGCCTGTGGAGCCTAATGCTGGTGCCTGGGGTGCACTTTTGGGGGCATGTAAACTTCAAGGTGATGCAGAGTTAGGAGAAACTGTTGCTAACCGACTTTTTGAACTTGAGCCTCAAAATGCTGCTAATTACGTGCTGTTGTCGAACATCTATGCCGCGGCAGATCGATGGAAAGATGTTTCGCTTGTGAGAAGTAAAATGAAGGAAAGAAGAGTGCAGAAGATACCTGGTCGCAGTAAAATTTAG